Genomic segment of Arachis stenosperma cultivar V10309 chromosome 4, arast.V10309.gnm1.PFL2, whole genome shotgun sequence:
CATCCTGGTACTCCGTGCTAGGCTGGATAGGGATTGTGTTACTCATGTGGTAAGCCATGGCACAAAGCTTCCAACTGTCTGGAGAAGCAGAGACAGGGTGCTGGGAGAGCACAACAGCCTGGTCGTGTGTTTACTATATCAGCCGTGGGTGCCGAGGGGTCCGAGACACTTATCCAAGGTAaatgtgaaatggctggtcaaatTTTAAATGCCTTGTTTGATTttggagcatcacattcattcattgcatttgagaaggttagtgagttaggattgaagattgtgGTCTTGGGCTATGATCTGAAAGTGTATAATGCcacccatgaagccatggtaactaggctaggatgtccGCAAGTTTCTTTTAGGGTTAAGCAACGTGCTTTcgtacatgatttaattttcttgccgATGACCGGACTTGATCTTATCTTAGGGTTGGATTGGTTGTCTAAGAATCATGTCTTGTTAAACTGTTTTGAGAAATTGTTGCATTTCATGCTAGAAGGGTCGGAAGGGCCGGTTGTGGTGAATGGTTGTTACTTGAACTATTCTGTGGTAAATTGTTCAAGGCAGGAATGTCAAGGTGTTATGCTGTTAGCAGTGAATGTGTTGGGTGAGGAACAAAGTATAGAATGAATCCCAGTTGTTTGTGAATTTCCTGAGGTGTTTCCTGATGACATTGAGGAATTCCTTCCTAGACGAGAAGTGGAGTTTGCAATTGAGTTAGTACTTGGAACCGAGCCAATTTCGATTACCCCTTATAGTATGTCGCCTTTGGAGATGGCTGAGCTCAAGACTCAGTTGGAAGAGTTAATGAGCAAGCGCTTTATCCGCCCTAGTGTTTCTTCGTAGGGAGCACTGGTGtaattggtgaagaagaaagatgggagtatgcggctttGTGTGGACTACAGACAACTGAACAAGgtcacaataaagaataagtacccgcTACCGAGAATTGACgacctcatggatcagttacaaggagatggggttttctctaagattgatttgcgatttGGTTATCACCAGATTAGGGTGAGAGATGAGAACATCCCTAAGACctctttcaggactcgttatggtcattatgagtatactgtaatgtcttttgggttgataAACACCCCTACAGTGTTTATAGACTATATGAACAGAATCTTTTGCCCATTCTTGGATAAGTTTGTTGtcgtcttcattgatgacatactaatttattctaAGACCGAAGAAGAGCATGCCGAGCACTTGCGAAGCATGTTACGAATTCTAAAGGAGAGAAAATTGTACGCCAGGTTGTCAAATGTGAATTCTGGAAAGACGAGGTGAAATTTCTTGGTCATGTGGTGAGTAAGTAGGGGATAGCAGTAGATCCCTCTAAGGTAGAAGCAGTGGTGGAGTGGGGGCGACCGACTTTAGTTACTGAGATAAGGAgctttctgggtttagctggttACTATTGGAGATTCATTAAAGGCTTCTCGCAGATAGCTTTGCCATTGATAAAGTTAACCCACAAGGACGCACCATTTGTTTGGACTTCTGAGTGTGAAGAGAGCTTTCAAGCGTTGAAGCAAAAGTTGACTACCGCGTatgtgttagtgttacctgagTCAAATGAACCATTTGAGGTATATTGTGATGCCTCACTAAAGGGTCCGGAACTCGCTACGGTTGTGTTTGTGGTAAAGATGTGGATGCATTACCCCTATGAAGTTAAGTTTCGAGTTTTCTCTGATCACAAGAGCTTGAAATATCTCTTTGAttagaaagagcttaatatgcagcagaggaggtggatggagttACTAAAAGACTATGTCTTTGATTTGAATTTCCATCCCGGAAAAGCGAATATTGTGGCGGATGCACTAAGTCAGAAATCGCTGTATACTGCTTGGATTATGCTTCGAGAGGAGGAGTTATTCAAGGCATTCGAGAGTCTGAAGGTTATTATTCAGGAAGTGTCTAGAACTCTGTGTTTGAGCCAATTACATATCTCAATTGATTTCAaatccgaactcctaaaggcttaTTAGAACGATGACATGTTACCTAAGGTGTTGCCAGCTATTGAGCAAGGGAAGCAGTGGAGAGTGTCATGGGATCAAGATGGACTATAGAggttcaagggtaggatcattgtacCGGATGTTGGGACTTTGCGACAAGATATTTTGAAGGAAGCACACAAAAGTAAATTTTCTATTCACCCTGggagtactaagatgtaccatgatctAAAGGCTATGTTTTGGTGGCctggtatgaagaatgatgtggcggagtATGTCTCAAAGTgtttaacttgtcaaaaggtgaAGATTGAACATCAGAGACCCTCCGGGACGTTACAACCTTTAGGggttccacaatggaagtgggagaGCATTGCGATGGATTTTGTGTCGGGATTGCCTTTGACTAGAACCGGTTTTGATGCTGTCTGGGTAATTGTGGATCCGCTGACGAAGTCGGCTCACTTTTTACCCGTTCGGATGAACTATACTCTTGAGGAGTTAGCGCGCTTGTATATCAAGGaaattgtgagacttcatggtgtgcCTACGACTATAATTTCTGACAGAGATTCCCGTTTCACTTCAAGGGTCTGGGTGCATTTCGGAGAGGTTTTGGAACCCATTTGAGCTTAAGTAtagcttaccatcctcaaacagatggtcaatttGAGAGGATGATCCAAACCTTAGAAGATATGCTGCGGGCTTATGTTTTGGACCAGCTGGCGAGTTGGGATCAGTATATGCCGCTAGTGGAGTTTGCGTACAATAATAGCTACCATGCAAGTATCAGAATGCCTCCGTATGAGGCTTTGTGTGGGAGGAAATGCCAATCTCCACTATGATGGTATGAGGCTCGGGAGAAAAGTCTGTTGGGGCTGGAGATGATAACTGAAACTACTGAACAAGTTAAGAAAATCAGAGTTAGGATGCTCACTGCTCAGAGCCGTCAGAAGAATTACACCGATCAGAGGCAGAAGCCCTTAGagtttgaggaaggagaccatgctttccttaaggttactccgacaaCAGGAGTGGATAGAGCGATTAAGACGAAGAAGTTGAATCCCCAGTACATCAGTCTGGTCCAGATTCTCGAGAGAGTttgaccggtggcgtatcggatggctctaccacctaaCCTTTCAAACCTGCACGACGTATTTCACATGTTGCAGCTTTAGAAGTatactcctgatgctagccatgtattggaacctgaatcggttcagttaaAGGAAGATTTGGCTCTGCCAGTGACTCCGGTTAGGATTGATGACACGAGTATTAAGAAGTTGTGTGGAAAATAGGTTTCATTGGtgaaagtggcatggagtcgagccGGTATTGAGGAGCACACTTGGGAACTGGAGTCAGAGATGCGAGCAGACTACCCACACCTATTTTTAGGTAACCGAATTtaaattttgtgggcaaaatttctaattaggtgggtagaatgtaaaacccagTTAGTTAATGACCAATTAAcccataaattaaaatatattctaaaaaatgagaaatgaggtttttatggtttaatgtgatagaaaaacttaaaatgagaattttgacaccaattttaaAGAAATCGGCCCAAGATTGGGCCCTTAGTTCAGCCCAATGCCAAACTAAATGATGGGCACAGCCCTTCCTCCCCCTCCAAGACACCACACACGCTGGAAATTAGAAGGGAGAACAGGGGGGGGGGACATAAACCCTTGTTCCAAATTCAAGTGATCATAATTTTTGATCCAAAACTCCGATCGATGCACCGTTTACGGCCATGCGACTGCGTCGTcaagctctacaaaacccacaCAATTAATCTTCAGGTAAGCCACATTTTATTCTTCAAATTCCCATCCCTtagtttcgaaaattttgggTAAAAATGTTGAAGTTGTGAGCTCCTTTGTGTTATAGGATCAAATTAACTTGAAAATAAGGCTTGTTCTTGCTTCCTTGATCCTTGGGTAAGGTAAGAGATCTTAAACCCTAGTGAAAATGTTGAATTTAAGGCATTGATTATTGAGTTATTGTGTTTGGgtatgataattgtgatttagGAAGTGTGTATGTGCAATTTGAAACTTGATTGGTGGTTTTGGAAAGCTTGGAAATGAGCTTTGTGCTTGAAAATCTATTGGTGAGGCCTTGAGACATTGGAAGTTGAGGAAAAGTGAAATTTGAGAGTGGTCCGAGTGGAACGGGAATTGGACatggtatggtttcggtttcctgtATCTAAAATATAATGTGGTTGTGAAAACGTAGGCTAGTGACCCTAGGATAGGGTTTTGGAATGTTGATGTAGTTGATGGATAGTTTGGATTGAGTTAAATATGTATGAATGATGGTGGAAATGATTGTGGGTGGTTGTAATGGTTGGAAAATCTTATAATGTTGTATGTGATATGGATTAATATGCTTGATTGATGATAGGGTTGAGGCTCTTGTTGATGAGCATGATTTGAAGTGTGATattgatgtgtgtgtgtgtgtgtatatatatatatatatatatatatatggtgattGATGAATTGAATATTTGATTCGAGATTGAGATATGAAATGTTGATTATGATGTGAGATTTGTTAAATTGAGATTTGGTTAAATTTGGTGGAATTGGTGGGTTGATGATTGAATGAGGGTTTGAAAATGATTGATGTTGGAAGGGTGAGTTTTGATTGGTTTTAAATGAGAATTGGGAGTGTATGTTTAAAACTTGGGAGTTTATGAGTTTTGGTAAAATGGAATTTGAATGAGCTTCGACAGATCATATCTTAAGCTATTGTTTCGGAATTTGAAGATTTTTATATCAAATGAAAGATAATTTCATAAACTTTAAAATGGTTTAAATTTGGTGGAAATCTGAATTTTGTGGAAGGAGATATAATCATTGGAAGTTTGGGCCAAAAATCTGAATTCTGCAACTTATGCAGAATTTGTGATTTTTGgtttgtgtgcgcacgcacaccccgtGGAATTTCGATCCTGTGTGAATGCACAGcattgtgcgtatgcacacacGGGGACAGCGCTACTGCTGGGAGTGCTAGCACGCTCTGTGCGCGCACATGATCAAGGAAGTCTTGCaagctgtgcgtacgcacaaccttgtgcgcacacacaaccttgtgcgcacgcacacgatAGGAATGTCATTCTGTTGATGGCAATAGCATACCTTGTGCACGTACTCAACCCTGAAAATTTAACCTTTTACATGTACGCacacacctgtgcgtacgcacactttttGAAAATACCTTTGGGCATGCGCGCACACACccatgtgcgtacgcacacgacCCTGTTTTTTTCTAAAGCTTTTGTTTTCAAGTCTTTCACATTCCCAGCAAGTTTGTAGCCTTTCGAGATGTTGTTTCAAGCTTATAAAACCCCAATTTTATCCTTTAAATCTTAAATCAAAGTAAAATGCCTAGTGTTTGAAAGGAAGCTAGGAAAAGGATAACGTCTGGATAAAGAAAGGGGATGTTATGGTGAGTTATGattaatgatgatgatgtgaGTTGTTGGGGAGGATGGTGGAgtgctgtgtatgatatgagcCGAGTGGCTGAGTATGATATGAGCCGAATGGCTGTGCGTGATGCCAGTTATGGTTGATAATGAATTATGATTTTTac
This window contains:
- the LOC130974885 gene encoding uncharacterized protein LOC130974885, with amino-acid sequence MITETTEQVKKIRVRMLTAQSRQKNYTDQRQKPLEFEEGDHAFLKVTPTTGVDRAIKTKKLNPQYISLVQILERKYTPDASHVLEPESVQLKEDLALPVTPVRIDDTSIKKLCGK